From one Rhopalosiphum padi isolate XX-2018 chromosome 2, ASM2088224v1, whole genome shotgun sequence genomic stretch:
- the LOC132920444 gene encoding xaa-Pro aminopeptidase ApepP-like: MKRICVLLMYIWTTAYSQNGDSNEKSLGRKLCPPMENVPQPINRVNTSAILHELRNEMKKRNAHHGPPIDAYIVPDTDEHQNEEVADHDKRLKYLSGFSGTGGVAVVTQTKAIFWTVWMYHKQADEELSCDWELLVHGESKRLDEWLLDEFKPNSRVGADLKLISNGDWEFLYHALANESISLVPINNNIIDMIWVDNRPDNPTREAYVWPLEYAGKSWQDKLDSTREKIKAMGCDAMVVTALDEIAWLLNIRGHDIPYGPFLKSYVIISKDQLHLYTDSVKLSPDVRRHLHTDNCISAHCARLHDYEAIWIDLRTLSQIWQKVLIPSATEFNNGASRCIYILINTEKRKQAPSPIMYMMAEKNSVEKEGMRLSHIRDSAAMCNILAKLNEQFKSGQQLTELAVANMVDKYRDEQNFSRGASFKSIVGYGPNGAIPHYTPSISSSLKLDHISTLVIDSGAHYWDGTTDVTRTVHFGQPSAEQIEAYTRVLMASIDLASFTFPYNLKLNQIDVIARAPLWDFGYDYKHGTSHGIGVFLKVHEPPVNMYYGQKASDIVLKEGYFISDEPGYYKENHFGVRLETILEVITKNETMGKYLTFMPITLVPFEPKLIDYYMLSPKQVQWLNAYNIKIRKMVGDELLKDNSSRLGFEWMMDRTMPLFSDGRRNEVCILVTAALIVAIVTINSLTV, from the exons ATATTTGGACAACGGCATACAGCCAAAATGGAGATTCAAATGAAAAATCATTGGGTCGAAAATTATGTCCACCGATGGAAAACGTACCGCAGCCCATTAATCGAGTCAACACATCTGCTATCCTCCAcga gTTAAGAAATGAAATGAAGAAAAGGAATGCACACCATGGACCTCCAATCGATGCGTATATAGTTCCAGATACGGACGAACatcaa AACGAAGAAGTGGCAGACCATGACAAGAGGCTGAAATACCTTTCGGGATTTAGTGGCACTGGCGGGGTGGCTGTAGTGACACAGACTAAAGCGATTTTTTGGACCGTATGGATGTACCACAAACAGGCGGATGAAGAGCTGTCCTGTGACTGGGAGCTGTTGGTTCACGGAGAGTCG aaaagaCTGGATGAATGGTTACTGGACGAGTTCAAGCCTAATTCCAGGGTAGGCGCTGACCTTAAGCTCATTTCGAACGGCGACTGGGAATTCTTGTATCACGCGTTAGCAAACGAGTCCATCAGCTTGGTGCCCATCAATAACAACATAATCGACATGATATGGGTGGATAACCGGCCCGATAATCCAACACGTGAAGCATACGTCTGGCCGCTGGAATATGCAG gcAAGAGTTGGCAAGACAAGTTGGATTCTACCCGTGAAAAAATCAAAGCTATGGGGTGTGACGCAATGGTCGTGACGGCTTTGGACGAAATCGCATGGCTGTTGAACATTCGCGGCCACGACATACCATACGGACCTTTTCTTAAGTCGTATGTAATTATCAGCAAAGACCAGTTACATCTGTACACCGATTCCGTGAAGCTCAGTCCTGACGTTCGGAGACATCTGCATACGGACAACTGTATTTCGGCCCACTGCGCCAG GCTCCACGATTATGAAGCCATATGGATCGACCTGAGAACACTGTCGCAAATTTGGCAAAAAGTGCTAATACCGTCTGCCACAGAGTTCAACAACGGAGCGAGCAGATGCATTTACATTTTG ATCAATACCGAAAAGAGAAAGCAGGCTCCTTCGCCAATCATGTACATGATGGCAGAAAAGAATTCCGTCGAAAAGGAAGGAATGCGACTCTCACACATTAGAGATTCGGCGgctatgtgtaatatattagcCAAGCTAAACGAGCag tttaaaaGTGGACAGCAACTCACCGAACTTGCAGTGGCTAACATGGTGGACAAATACAGAGACGAGCAAAACTTCAGTCGTGGTGCGAGTTTCAAATCCATTGTAGGGTACGGGCCCAACGGGGCTATACCTCATTATACACCGTCAATTTCGAGCAGCTTGAAACTTGATCACATTAGCACATTGGTCATTGACAGCGGTGCTCATTACTGGG ACGGAACTACGGATGTGACTAGGACGGTACATTTTGGACAACCGTCAGCTGAACAAATAGAAGCATACACGAGAGTGTTGATGGCGTCCATCGACCTTGCGTCGTTTACATTTCCgtacaatttaaaacttaatcagATTGACGTAATTGCCAGGGCACCGCTCTGGGATTTCGGTTACGACTACAAACACGGTACCAGCCACGGGATCGGAGTGTTTCTCAAAGTCCACGAAC caccagttaatatgtattatgggCAAAAAGCAAGTGACATAGTGCTCAAGGAAGGATATTTTATATCTGACG agCCCGGTTATTATAAAGAAAATCATTTTGGCGTACGTCTAGAAACTATATTAGAAGTGATTACAaag aacGAAACAATGGGTAAATATTTGACGTTCATGCCGATTACTCTAGTGCCGTTCGAACCAAAGCTCATAGATTACTACATGCTTAGTCCAAAACAA GTGCAGTGGTTAAACGCGTACAATATCAAGATCAGGAAGATGGTGGGTGATGAACTCCTAAAAGACAACAGTAGCCGACTAGGTTTCGAATGGATGATGGATCGAACGATGCCGTTGTTTTCGGATGGGCGTAGGAACGAGGTCTGCATCTTGGTCACCGCCGCGCTAATCGTCGCGATTGTTACCATCAATTCGCTGACTGTTTAG